The Azospirillum baldaniorum genome contains a region encoding:
- a CDS encoding GntR family transcriptional regulator → MQMMSFSVAPLDQGMSFKAKAYQALRQAITQMDIYGGPSEIRLDERQLCEALGVSRTPVREAMALLEQEGFIRSMPRRGIFVVRKTKAEIIEMITVCAALEGMAARLFVERADERGMADLHETFDRFAEGELADHVLEYSDANVAFHQSIIQASGCTLIADLTDRFFIHMRAIRRVTMRRGGRAETSIVEHRDIIDALTRRDADLAERRVREHTLGLARHVEQHCDFLD, encoded by the coding sequence ATGCAGATGATGAGTTTCTCGGTCGCACCCCTGGATCAGGGGATGAGCTTCAAGGCCAAGGCCTACCAGGCGCTGCGCCAAGCCATCACCCAGATGGACATCTACGGCGGGCCGAGCGAGATCCGCCTCGACGAGCGCCAGCTCTGCGAGGCGCTGGGCGTCAGCCGCACCCCGGTGCGCGAGGCCATGGCGCTGCTGGAGCAGGAGGGCTTCATCCGCTCCATGCCCCGGCGCGGCATCTTCGTGGTGCGCAAGACCAAGGCGGAGATCATCGAGATGATCACCGTCTGCGCGGCGCTGGAGGGCATGGCCGCCCGCCTCTTCGTCGAGCGCGCCGACGAGCGCGGCATGGCCGACCTGCACGAGACCTTCGACCGCTTCGCCGAAGGCGAACTGGCCGACCACGTGCTGGAGTATTCCGACGCCAACGTCGCCTTCCACCAGTCGATCATCCAGGCCTCGGGCTGCACGCTCATCGCCGACCTGACCGACCGCTTCTTCATCCACATGCGGGCCATCCGCCGCGTCACCATGCGCCGCGGCGGCCGGGCCGAGACGTCCATCGTCGAGCACCGCGACATCATCGACGCCCTGACCCGGCGCGACGCCGATCTGGCCGAGCGGCGGGTGCGCGAGCACACGCTGGGGCTGGCCCGCCATGTCGAACAGCACTGCGATTTTCTCGATTGA
- a CDS encoding CBS domain-containing protein → MKAADIMTRQVVTIGPDATVTEAAKRMLENRISGLPVCDSNGRLLGVISEGDLLRRTETGTVRRASWWLAMFAGAPNQAADYTKSHGRHVRDAMTESLISVTEETPLDEVVRLMEGNRIKRVPVLNNGKLVGIVSRANLLHVLASIAPDVSPAAADDRVVRDRLLETLRAQPWAPEISENIVVRNGVVHLWGSVRTEAQRDAIRVAAENTPGVTRVENHLIIVDHVAEGAVGF, encoded by the coding sequence ATGAAAGCTGCGGACATCATGACCCGTCAGGTGGTCACCATCGGTCCCGACGCCACGGTGACCGAAGCCGCGAAGCGCATGCTGGAGAACCGGATCAGCGGCCTGCCCGTCTGCGATTCGAACGGGCGCCTGCTCGGCGTCATCAGCGAGGGCGACCTGCTGCGACGGACGGAGACCGGCACGGTGCGCCGGGCCTCCTGGTGGCTCGCCATGTTCGCGGGCGCGCCGAACCAGGCCGCCGACTACACCAAGTCCCACGGCCGTCACGTGCGCGACGCGATGACCGAGTCGCTGATCTCCGTCACGGAGGAGACCCCGCTCGACGAGGTGGTCCGCCTGATGGAGGGCAACCGCATCAAGCGCGTTCCGGTGCTGAACAACGGCAAGCTGGTCGGCATCGTCAGCCGCGCCAACCTGCTGCACGTCCTCGCCAGCATCGCGCCGGACGTCTCCCCCGCCGCCGCGGACGACCGCGTCGTGCGCGACCGGCTTCTGGAAACCCTGCGTGCGCAGCCCTGGGCGCCGGAGATCAGCGAAAACATCGTGGTGCGCAACGGCGTCGTGCATCTCTGGGGCAGCGTCCGCACCGAGGCGCAGCGTGACGCCATTCGCGTCGCCGCGGAGAACACCCCCGGCGTCACCCGCGTGGAGAATCACCTGATCATCGTGGATCATGTCGCCGAAGGCGCGGTCGGCTTCTGA
- a CDS encoding NAD(P)(+) transhydrogenase (Re/Si-specific) subunit beta, which translates to METLSALLYLVASVCFIMALRGLSSPETSRQGNFFGMAGMTIAVLTTLALPIVQSYWMIVLGIAIGGGIGYVIAKKIEMTALPQLVAAFHSLVGLAAVFVALSAFYSPEAYGIGVPGAIAKGSLVEMALGTAIGAITFTGSIVAFAKLQGLVTGKPLVFPFQHHLNAALGVLTILLIVWLVQSNADAPMWLIVAVSLALGLLLILPIGGADMPVVISMLNSYSGWAAAGIGFTLQNNLLIVTGALVGSSGAILSYIMCKGMNRSIFNVILGGFGGDSGAASAAAGGGERGTVKAGSPEDAAYIMKNAQSVIIVPGYGMAVAQAQHALREMADLLKKEGVEVKYAIHPVAGRMPGHMNVLLAEANVPYDEVFELEDINRDFSTADVAFVIGANDVTNPAAKTDPQSPIYGMPILDVEKAKTVFFIKRGMAAGYAGVENELFFRPNTMMLFGDAKKVTEEVVKATE; encoded by the coding sequence ATGGAAACCCTGTCCGCCCTTCTCTATCTGGTCGCTTCGGTCTGCTTCATCATGGCCCTGCGCGGCCTGTCCAGCCCGGAGACCTCCCGCCAGGGCAACTTCTTCGGCATGGCCGGCATGACCATCGCCGTGCTGACCACGCTGGCCCTGCCCATCGTCCAGTCCTACTGGATGATCGTGCTCGGCATCGCCATCGGCGGCGGCATCGGCTACGTCATCGCCAAGAAGATCGAGATGACCGCCCTGCCGCAGCTCGTCGCCGCCTTCCACTCGCTGGTCGGTCTGGCCGCGGTGTTCGTGGCGCTGTCGGCCTTCTACTCGCCCGAGGCCTACGGCATCGGCGTGCCCGGCGCCATCGCCAAGGGCTCGCTGGTCGAGATGGCGCTCGGCACCGCCATCGGTGCCATCACCTTCACCGGCTCGATCGTCGCGTTTGCCAAGCTGCAAGGCCTGGTCACCGGCAAGCCGCTGGTCTTCCCCTTCCAGCACCACCTCAACGCCGCCCTCGGCGTGCTGACCATCCTGCTCATCGTCTGGCTGGTGCAGAGCAACGCCGACGCCCCGATGTGGCTGATCGTCGCCGTGTCGCTGGCGCTCGGCCTGCTGCTGATCCTGCCGATCGGCGGGGCCGACATGCCGGTGGTGATCTCGATGCTGAACAGCTACTCGGGCTGGGCGGCGGCGGGCATCGGCTTCACGCTGCAGAACAACCTGCTGATCGTCACGGGCGCGCTGGTCGGCTCGTCGGGCGCCATCCTGTCCTACATCATGTGCAAGGGCATGAACCGCTCGATCTTCAACGTCATCCTGGGCGGCTTCGGCGGCGACAGCGGGGCGGCGTCGGCGGCGGCCGGCGGCGGCGAGCGCGGCACGGTCAAGGCCGGCTCGCCGGAGGACGCGGCCTACATCATGAAGAACGCCCAGTCGGTGATCATCGTCCCCGGCTACGGCATGGCGGTGGCCCAGGCCCAGCACGCGCTGCGCGAGATGGCCGACCTGCTGAAGAAGGAGGGCGTCGAGGTCAAGTACGCCATCCATCCGGTGGCGGGGCGCATGCCCGGGCACATGAACGTGCTGCTGGCCGAGGCCAACGTGCCCTACGACGAGGTGTTCGAGCTGGAGGACATCAACCGCGACTTCAGCACCGCGGACGTGGCCTTCGTGATCGGCGCCAACGACGTGACCAACCCGGCGGCCAAGACCGATCCGCAGTCGCCGATCTACGGCATGCCGATCCTCGACGTCGAGAAGGCCAAGACGGTGTTCTTCATCAAGCGCGGCATGGCCGCCGGCTACGCCGGCGTCGAGAACGAGCTGTTCTTCCGCCCCAACACCATGATGCTGTTCGGCGACGCCAAGAAGGTCACCGAAGAGGTCGTGAAGGCCACCGAGTAA
- a CDS encoding NAD(P) transhydrogenase subunit alpha: protein MEHPDPASQIEAFRHSLLTLTNQTAELQVQVAQMTHAMPIPAPVLDAASHGNFFITGLTVFVLACFVGYYVVWRVTPALHSPLMAVTNAVSSVIIVGALIAAGPAGFGFSKIMGFLAVILASVNIFGGFLVTQRMLSMFKKKGK from the coding sequence ATGGAACATCCCGATCCCGCGAGCCAGATTGAGGCCTTCCGCCACTCGCTCCTCACCCTGACCAACCAGACGGCGGAGCTTCAGGTCCAGGTTGCCCAGATGACCCACGCGATGCCGATCCCGGCGCCCGTCCTGGACGCGGCGAGCCATGGCAATTTCTTCATCACCGGCCTGACGGTGTTCGTGCTGGCCTGCTTCGTCGGCTACTACGTGGTGTGGCGGGTGACGCCGGCGCTGCACTCGCCGCTGATGGCGGTGACCAACGCGGTGTCCTCGGTGATCATCGTCGGCGCCCTGATCGCCGCCGGCCCCGCGGGGTTCGGCTTCTCCAAGATCATGGGCTTCCTCGCGGTCATCCTGGCCAGCGTCAACATCTTCGGCGGCTTCCTGGTCACCCAGCGCATGCTGTCGATGTTCAAGAAGAAGGGCAAGTAA
- a CDS encoding Re/Si-specific NAD(P)(+) transhydrogenase subunit alpha, which translates to MKIAIPRERRAGENRVAASPETVKKIKGLGLDVVVEAGAGLGSNLPDRVYQDAGAEIAPDAASALADADIVLKVQRPLLAGEGDLDELALIKRGALLFAILNPYNSRDHVAAYAAAGVNAFAMEFMPRITRAQVMDVLSSQANLAGYKAVVDAASEYGRAYPMMMTAAGTVPPARAFIMGVGVAGLQAIATAKRLGAIVSATDVRPAVKEQVQSLGGSFVAVENEEFKQAETAGGYAKEMSDDYKRQQAALVAEHIKKQDIVITTALIPGRKAPILVTREHVASMKPGSVLIDLAVEQGGNVEGSELGKVVTTENGVKIVGHANYPSRIAESASLLYAKNLLALLQSLHDKDPEDSKKGRVTLNWDDEIVKAIALTRDGQVVHPAFADTVREVQTV; encoded by the coding sequence ATGAAAATCGCCATACCCAGGGAGCGGCGCGCGGGCGAGAATCGCGTCGCGGCGTCTCCGGAAACCGTCAAGAAGATCAAAGGTCTCGGTCTCGACGTCGTGGTCGAGGCCGGCGCCGGTCTGGGCTCGAACCTGCCGGACCGGGTGTACCAGGACGCCGGCGCGGAGATCGCGCCGGACGCCGCGTCGGCTCTGGCCGATGCCGACATCGTGCTGAAGGTGCAGCGCCCGCTGCTGGCCGGGGAAGGGGACCTCGACGAGCTGGCGCTGATCAAGCGCGGCGCGCTGCTGTTCGCCATCCTCAACCCCTACAACAGCCGCGACCACGTGGCGGCCTACGCCGCGGCCGGGGTGAACGCCTTCGCCATGGAGTTCATGCCGCGCATCACCCGCGCCCAGGTCATGGACGTGCTGTCCTCGCAGGCCAACCTCGCCGGCTACAAGGCGGTGGTCGATGCCGCCAGCGAGTACGGCCGCGCCTACCCGATGATGATGACCGCGGCGGGCACGGTGCCGCCGGCCCGCGCCTTCATCATGGGCGTCGGTGTGGCGGGCCTGCAGGCCATCGCCACGGCCAAGCGGCTGGGCGCCATCGTCTCGGCGACCGACGTGCGTCCGGCGGTCAAGGAGCAGGTGCAGTCGCTGGGCGGCAGCTTCGTCGCGGTGGAGAACGAGGAGTTCAAGCAGGCCGAGACGGCGGGCGGCTACGCCAAGGAGATGTCGGACGACTACAAGCGCCAGCAGGCGGCGCTGGTGGCCGAGCACATCAAGAAGCAGGACATCGTCATCACCACGGCGCTGATCCCCGGGCGCAAGGCGCCGATCCTGGTGACGCGCGAGCATGTGGCGTCGATGAAGCCGGGCTCGGTGCTGATCGATCTGGCGGTGGAGCAGGGCGGCAACGTCGAGGGCTCGGAGCTGGGCAAGGTCGTCACCACGGAGAACGGGGTGAAGATCGTCGGCCACGCCAACTACCCCAGCCGCATCGCCGAGAGCGCCTCGCTCTTGTACGCCAAGAACCTGCTCGCGCTGCTGCAGTCGCTGCACGACAAGGACCCCGAGGACAGCAAAAAGGGTCGCGTCACGCTCAACTGGGACGACGAGATCGTGAAGGCCATCGCGCTCACCCGCGATGGGCAGGTCGTCCATCCCGCCTTCGCGGACACGGTCCGCGAAGTCCAGACCGTCTGA
- a CDS encoding CBS domain-containing protein has translation MRVEDILRRKGTRIGTVRINETVETALRLLKAENTGALVVKDVCRTEGNTVVGVISERDIVRSLTDRGPGILSLPVTAVMSHHPVCCAPGDSVRHVLQLMDEHTIRHVPVLDGASLVGVVSVRDLIKAQLDAAPPDAGAGEVVSYPVAAAQ, from the coding sequence ATGAGGGTTGAAGACATTCTCCGCCGGAAGGGGACGCGCATCGGCACGGTGCGCATCAACGAAACCGTGGAAACGGCGTTGCGTCTTCTGAAGGCCGAAAACACCGGCGCGCTGGTGGTCAAGGACGTCTGCCGGACCGAGGGCAACACGGTCGTCGGGGTGATTTCCGAACGCGACATCGTGCGCAGCCTGACCGACCGCGGGCCGGGCATCCTATCCCTGCCGGTCACGGCGGTGATGAGCCACCATCCCGTCTGCTGCGCGCCGGGCGATTCCGTCCGCCACGTGCTCCAGCTGATGGACGAGCACACCATTCGTCACGTCCCCGTTCTGGACGGCGCGTCGCTGGTCGGCGTGGTCAGCGTGCGCGATCTCATCAAGGCGCAGCTCGATGCCGCCCCGCCGGACGCCGGGGCCGGCGAGGTCGTCAGCTATCCCGTCGCCGCGGCCCAGTGA
- a CDS encoding 2-dehydropantoate 2-reductase → MKICIFGSGAIGGYLGVRLHQAGADVSLVARGAHLTAMRENGVKLIVGEEETVVHPRCTDNAAELGPQDYVIIGLKAHSVPSVVNAIQPLLGKDTAVVTAVNGIPYWYFYKNGGEFEGRVLDTVDPGGIQWNGLSPERAIGCVVYPATEVVEPGVIQHIYGDKFSLGEPDGSQSDRVKKLSAAMEAGGLRAPVLDRIRDEIWLKLWGNLCFNPISALTHATLDVICSDPETRAVAKSMMLEAKEIGDRLGVHFRVDVERRINGAGAVGAHKTSMLQDLERGRPMEIDALLSVVQEMGRMVGVATPTIDVVLALVRQRGEIADCYTRPQRASSEAAPAVAAQ, encoded by the coding sequence ATGAAGATCTGCATCTTTGGGTCCGGGGCCATCGGCGGGTATCTGGGTGTGCGTCTCCACCAGGCCGGCGCGGATGTCAGCCTCGTGGCGCGCGGCGCCCATCTCACGGCCATGCGTGAGAACGGCGTGAAGCTGATCGTCGGAGAGGAAGAAACGGTCGTCCACCCCCGCTGCACCGACAACGCGGCGGAACTCGGCCCGCAGGACTACGTCATCATCGGTCTGAAGGCCCATTCCGTTCCCAGCGTCGTCAACGCCATCCAGCCGCTGCTCGGCAAGGACACCGCCGTGGTCACCGCGGTCAACGGCATCCCCTACTGGTACTTCTACAAGAACGGCGGCGAGTTCGAAGGCCGGGTGCTCGACACCGTCGATCCCGGCGGCATCCAGTGGAACGGCCTGAGCCCGGAGCGCGCCATCGGCTGCGTCGTCTACCCCGCGACCGAAGTTGTCGAACCCGGCGTCATTCAGCACATCTACGGCGACAAGTTCTCGTTGGGCGAGCCGGACGGCAGCCAGTCCGACCGCGTGAAGAAGCTCAGCGCGGCGATGGAGGCCGGCGGCCTGCGCGCCCCGGTGCTCGACCGCATCCGCGACGAGATCTGGCTGAAACTGTGGGGCAACCTCTGCTTCAACCCGATCAGCGCGCTCACCCACGCCACGCTGGACGTCATCTGCTCCGATCCGGAAACCCGCGCCGTCGCCAAGTCGATGATGCTGGAGGCCAAGGAGATCGGCGACCGTCTGGGCGTGCATTTCCGGGTGGATGTGGAGCGCCGCATCAACGGTGCCGGCGCGGTCGGCGCGCACAAGACCTCGATGCTCCAGGATCTGGAGCGCGGCCGTCCGATGGAGATCGACGCCCTGCTGTCGGTGGTCCAGGAAATGGGCCGCATGGTCGGCGTGGCGACCCCGACCATCGACGTGGTCCTGGCGCTCGTCCGCCAGCGCGGCGAGATCGCCGACTGCTACACCCGCCCGCAGCGGGCATCGTCCGAGGCCGCCCCCGCGGTCGCCGCCCAGTAG
- a CDS encoding GNAT family N-acetyltransferase codes for MDQRIAEQNAADQHTIEIALAKTDADIADSYAVVKELRTHMTDPDAYAAQIRRQMEDGYNMALLRIDGEVAGCGGFRVHETLSRGRYMYVEDLVTSPKHRSFGLGDKLFDWLAGQAREKGCAQMEIISGVQRGDAHRFYHRKRMTVKAFQLVLPLT; via the coding sequence ATGGACCAGCGGATCGCCGAACAGAACGCTGCCGACCAGCACACCATCGAGATCGCTCTGGCGAAGACCGACGCAGACATCGCCGACAGCTACGCGGTGGTGAAGGAACTGCGCACCCACATGACCGACCCCGACGCCTACGCCGCCCAGATCCGCCGCCAGATGGAGGACGGCTACAACATGGCGCTCCTGCGCATCGACGGCGAGGTGGCCGGCTGCGGCGGCTTCCGCGTTCACGAGACGCTGTCGCGCGGTCGCTATATGTATGTTGAGGACCTCGTCACCTCGCCGAAGCACCGTTCCTTCGGTCTGGGCGACAAGCTGTTCGATTGGCTGGCCGGTCAGGCCCGCGAAAAGGGCTGCGCCCAGATGGAAATCATCTCCGGCGTCCAGCGCGGCGACGCGCACCGCTTCTATCACCGCAAGCGCATGACGGTTAAGGCGTTCCAGCTCGTCCTGCCGCTCACCTGA
- a CDS encoding histone deacetylase family protein: MTTAIFTHPDFLAHDTGPGHPERPERIAVVWEVLDRDEFRDLPRFEAPEAEVEQLRWVHDPAYVDAVLNAVPDSGHARLDADTVLSPTSRSAILRAAGAVCAAVDAVLDGTAKNAFCAVRPCGHHAEPARAMGFCVFNNVAVGAEHARKRRGLTRVAVVDYDVHHGNGTQAMFWDDADLFFASTHQSPLYPGTGSMSETGVADNIVNAPLPPHSGTVEFRQAMERRILPALEEFQPELILISAGFDAHARDPLASLNFTGPDFEWATRKLVEAADRLCDGRVVTVLEGGYDMVGLAEGCAAHLQALMRA; the protein is encoded by the coding sequence ATGACCACCGCCATTTTCACCCATCCGGACTTCCTGGCGCACGACACCGGCCCGGGACACCCGGAGCGTCCCGAGCGAATCGCCGTGGTGTGGGAGGTTCTGGACCGCGATGAGTTTCGCGATCTGCCCCGCTTCGAGGCCCCGGAGGCGGAGGTCGAGCAGCTGCGCTGGGTCCATGACCCGGCCTATGTGGACGCCGTGCTGAACGCGGTCCCGGACAGCGGCCATGCCCGGCTGGACGCCGACACCGTGCTGTCGCCCACCTCGCGCTCGGCGATTCTGCGGGCCGCCGGCGCGGTCTGCGCGGCGGTGGACGCGGTGCTGGACGGGACGGCGAAAAACGCCTTCTGCGCCGTCCGCCCCTGCGGCCATCACGCCGAGCCGGCCCGCGCCATGGGCTTCTGCGTCTTCAACAACGTGGCGGTCGGTGCCGAGCACGCCCGCAAGCGGCGTGGCCTGACCCGCGTCGCCGTGGTCGATTACGACGTGCACCACGGCAACGGCACCCAGGCGATGTTCTGGGACGACGCCGACCTGTTCTTCGCTTCGACCCATCAGTCGCCGCTTTATCCCGGCACCGGCTCGATGAGCGAGACCGGAGTCGCCGACAACATCGTCAACGCGCCACTGCCGCCCCACTCCGGGACGGTGGAGTTCCGCCAAGCCATGGAGCGCCGCATCCTCCCCGCGCTGGAGGAGTTCCAGCCGGAGCTGATCCTGATCTCCGCCGGATTCGACGCCCACGCCCGCGACCCTCTGGCGTCGCTGAACTTCACCGGTCCGGATTTCGAATGGGCGACGCGCAAGCTGGTCGAGGCGGCGGACCGGCTGTGCGACGGCCGGGTCGTGACGGTGCTGGAGGGTGGCTACGACATGGTGGGGCTCGCCGAAGGGTGCGCCGCCCATCTCCAGGCCCTGATGCGCGCCTGA
- the oxlT gene encoding oxalate/formate MFS antiporter, with the protein MHQALTEAPKGPLGGRWFQLVIGVICMSMIANLQYGWTLFVEPIDQKHGWGRAAIQVAFTIFVVMETWLVPVEGWFVDKFGPRIVVLIGGVLCAAAWAVNSVADSLAMLYLGAALGGIGAGGVYGTCVGNALKWFPDRRGLAAGLTAAGFGAGSALTVVPIANMIHSSGYEATFMTFGIGQGAVILALAWFLASPKKGQVPEVTRSAVSQTRESYTPVQMLKTPVFWVMYAMFVMVAAGGLMATAQLGPIAKDFHLDGVPVSIMGLTLPALTFALSIDRVLNGVTRPFFGWVSDHIGRENTMFIAFALECVGILALNQWGHNPVAFVILTGLVFFAWGEIYSLFPALCGDSFGSKFATTNAGLLYTAKGTASLVVPFANVAVASTGSWQAVFFFAAAVNGIAALLAIFVLKPMRARQINESLPASKLAAEPAQ; encoded by the coding sequence ATGCACCAAGCCCTCACGGAGGCCCCGAAGGGGCCCCTCGGCGGCCGCTGGTTCCAGCTCGTCATCGGCGTCATCTGCATGTCGATGATCGCGAACCTGCAGTATGGCTGGACTCTGTTTGTCGAGCCCATCGACCAGAAGCATGGCTGGGGCCGTGCGGCCATCCAGGTGGCTTTCACCATCTTCGTCGTCATGGAAACCTGGCTGGTTCCCGTCGAAGGCTGGTTCGTCGACAAGTTCGGCCCGCGCATCGTCGTCCTGATCGGCGGCGTGCTCTGCGCCGCGGCCTGGGCGGTCAACTCGGTGGCCGACTCGCTCGCCATGCTCTATCTCGGCGCGGCGCTGGGCGGCATCGGTGCCGGCGGCGTCTATGGCACCTGCGTGGGCAACGCGCTGAAGTGGTTCCCCGACCGCCGCGGCCTCGCCGCCGGCCTGACCGCCGCCGGTTTCGGCGCCGGCTCGGCCCTCACGGTCGTTCCCATCGCCAACATGATCCACTCCTCGGGCTATGAAGCCACCTTCATGACCTTCGGCATCGGCCAGGGCGCGGTGATCCTCGCGCTGGCGTGGTTCCTGGCGTCGCCGAAGAAGGGTCAGGTTCCGGAGGTCACCCGCTCGGCGGTGTCGCAGACCCGCGAGAGCTACACCCCGGTCCAGATGCTGAAGACCCCGGTCTTCTGGGTCATGTACGCCATGTTCGTGATGGTGGCGGCGGGCGGCCTGATGGCGACCGCGCAGCTCGGCCCGATCGCCAAGGACTTCCACCTGGACGGCGTGCCCGTCAGCATCATGGGCCTGACCCTGCCGGCGCTGACCTTCGCCCTGTCGATCGACCGCGTGCTGAACGGCGTCACCCGCCCCTTCTTCGGCTGGGTGTCGGACCACATCGGCCGCGAGAACACGATGTTCATCGCCTTCGCTCTGGAGTGCGTCGGCATCCTGGCGCTGAACCAGTGGGGCCACAACCCCGTCGCCTTCGTGATCCTGACGGGTCTGGTGTTCTTCGCCTGGGGTGAGATCTACAGCCTGTTCCCGGCGCTGTGCGGCGACTCCTTCGGCTCGAAGTTCGCCACCACCAACGCCGGCCTGCTGTACACCGCCAAGGGCACCGCGTCGCTGGTCGTTCCCTTCGCCAACGTGGCGGTCGCCTCGACCGGCAGCTGGCAGGCGGTGTTCTTCTTCGCCGCCGCGGTCAACGGCATCGCCGCCCTGCTGGCCATCTTCGTCCTGAAGCCGATGCGCGCCCGCCAGATCAACGAGAGCCTCCCGGCCTCGAAGCTGGCGGCGGAGCCGGCCCAGTAA
- a CDS encoding aldo/keto reductase, which yields MTIPTTRLPSGTAVPVLGQGTWYMGEDSRDRAREAAALRLGLDLGMTLIDTAEMYADGGAEEVVGEAIAGRRDEVFLVSKVLPMNASLRGTIAACERSLKRLRTDRIDLYLLHWRGSHDFSETIAAFDTLMRDGKIGQWGVSNLDLQDMEELVGTPGGEGVQTNQLLYNLTRRGIEYDLQPWCRGRGIPIMAYSPIEQGRMLRHPELRRVAERHGATPAQVGLAWLLRQDGVVAIPKASDPAHVRDNRAAADLRLDEQDLADLDRAFPPPRGPRPLEML from the coding sequence ATGACCATTCCGACGACACGCCTTCCTTCGGGAACCGCCGTTCCGGTGCTCGGCCAGGGCACCTGGTACATGGGCGAGGACAGCCGCGACCGCGCGCGGGAGGCGGCGGCGCTGCGGCTTGGCCTCGACCTCGGCATGACGCTGATCGACACGGCGGAGATGTACGCCGACGGCGGGGCGGAGGAGGTGGTCGGCGAGGCCATCGCCGGGCGGCGCGACGAGGTGTTCCTGGTCAGCAAGGTGTTGCCGATGAACGCCAGCCTGCGCGGCACCATTGCGGCCTGTGAACGCAGCCTGAAGCGTCTGCGCACCGACCGCATCGACCTCTATCTGCTGCACTGGCGCGGCAGCCACGACTTCTCCGAGACGATCGCGGCCTTCGACACGCTGATGCGCGACGGCAAGATCGGCCAATGGGGCGTCAGCAACCTGGATCTCCAGGATATGGAGGAGTTGGTCGGCACGCCGGGTGGGGAGGGGGTGCAGACCAATCAACTCCTCTACAACCTGACGCGCCGCGGAATCGAGTACGACCTGCAGCCCTGGTGCCGTGGGCGGGGCATTCCGATCATGGCCTATTCGCCGATCGAGCAGGGGCGGATGCTGCGCCATCCCGAGCTTCGCCGCGTCGCCGAGCGGCACGGCGCGACGCCGGCCCAGGTCGGGCTGGCTTGGCTGCTGCGCCAGGACGGGGTGGTCGCCATCCCTAAGGCGTCGGACCCCGCCCATGTCCGCGACAACCGGGCCGCCGCCGATTTGCGGCTCGACGAACAGGATCTCGCGGACCTCGACCGGGCCTTCCCGCCGCCCCGCGGGCCGCGCCCGCTGGAGATGCTGTAG